In the genome of Arachis hypogaea cultivar Tifrunner chromosome 9, arahy.Tifrunner.gnm2.J5K5, whole genome shotgun sequence, the window TGGTCTAGTTGCAAATAACTAATTTACGTTTAATTCAAATGAGAAAGAATAGACGTTTCCTTAGCATGTTGCCCACCCAGGACAGGGTATATTACTTTCCATACATTTCAGCCATTTTGTCGGTATCAAATTAATCTCTCAAATAATATTCAATAATCATTAATAAGACTCCTTGCAAGACCACGAAGGAATCGAGTCAACGCCTTCTTAGCCCGAGTTGATGccatctctttctttttctcctcttcATCATCTGCAGCCTTCATTTCCTGAGTAGAATGCACTCTACGTACAAGCTTTCGCAACTCCTGCTAAAGTTAGAGACGTTAACTTATAACATCAATAGAAACAAAAATCCTCTgtgccaatatatatatatatatatatatatatatatatatagtggtaAATTGTGAAGGCACAAGCAAGCATTAGTGACGCCTACTTGACCTATTCTAGaccaattataaataataatcctTATGAATGAGTTTGACTTTATGTATTAAGAGAGCCTAATAGTTATGAGTTCGAAGCTAAAGTAAAACTGGAGATAGGAACGTAGCAGTGAACAGAGCTACCAGGTAAACAAGTGATCTTAGCCTGTAGCTGGGTAGGGAACTTTTGTTGCTTTGAAGCATGGATCAAAATATTACCTGCCGATCAAACTCAACTCCCTGAACTGAATAAACTTCATTGGTGATTTGAATGTCCTTATCGATCAAACCATCAAACCACTTTGTTACTTGATTATCATACGAATTAGATTCCTGATCAAATGTGCAAGAAAAAGTTGTACACTATCAATAGAACCAATGAAAAGTATATCATAAAGATTTTTCCAATTAATTATGTCTAGTTTGGCATGAGATGTAATGATCGTATGATACCTTTTCATCCTCCTCCGATTCAATTTCTATCaagtcatcatcatcctcaagaTCATCGGCCCCTAATCCAGTTAAAACCTGTAGCTCCTTCTGATCAGAATCTTTTGTTACTTTAATTAATCGATCCATTAAATCAGGTTCCACGTCCCTTAGCAATTTTCCTGAGACAATTTATGCATGAAGAACATGAATCTGCACTGCAGAATGTATGTAACATCTCATCAACTTAACACAACTAAATTGAAAGACAATAACACATGATCAGTCAGTTAGCACAAGAAGCCAAGGAATACATATACCAACCAACGCAAAATAAATTGTAAAGTATGAAACACACATTTGATATATGCAACTTGAATACGATGCTGTGATGCTCAATCGTGTTTTGAATGACTACTAGTTGCAAACAAATTCTTATTTACGATGATAATGCGACACTAAATATACCATCCAAAACatagtttaatttcttttaaaagaagaaaaagatcaaAGTGTTGATAAAGCAATTACCAATATAATTGAACTGCCTCCGCTTTCCTTCGCGAACATCGGGTCCTAGTCTCTGTGGCAAAACAACAAACACCTTATCTTCAACAAATTCATCCAAAATGACCACATTATCAGATAAACAAGTCATCAGCATTGCATCAGTGTCATGATTACTTGaatgaaaaataatgaaagagCACCTTAACCAACATGAGAGCTTCGAACACAACTTGGTCCAAAGAAGCCACTCTGCAAACAAATCAGAcaatgttttttcttttcttttttcaccaAAGATTGCAACTTTgaacaaaaaaagaagataaatgaGTAGAAGCGAAAACGAGAAAACGGACCCAAGGATGCGTTTAATTTGGGGAGGAGACAAGGAAGCCAAATCCATGGCCCACTGCACAGCACGCTTTGCTTCGCGCTTCAATTGGTTGCGGCTCTTCTTTAGTTCGGAATCGAAGTCTGCGGTGGTGGATGGCGATGGTAGCGGAACATTGGTTCGTAGAAGACCCCGCGAACGGGTATTGAGGTTTCGCTGAGCTGAAGCAATATGAGAGGATGATGATGATTTCGTGGGTGGTTGTTTTGAGGAGagaagatgatgatgttgaagtGGAAGAAGGGTGGCAGTAGCAGCAGTTCTTGGGTGGTGGTGGTGCAACCATGGCAATGACCTTAGAGGCCGTAATAGCTGTTGATTCATTTCTGTATCAGAAACTGAAATGCAATGCGCCTATGCCTCTTCCTCTTTTAGGAAAGTGTTCTGTTGAACAATAAAAGAACGGTTTATCTAACAAATATATTTTGGAGGATATATACCACTAATATTAGCAAGattagaaggaatacaagaacaTAAACAACTGAATTGGACTGATTTATTTCTTGAAAGTATATGCAAACAATTAAATTGGAATACGCCAatgaattataattcaaatgacataatctctttacaatgcatcaaaattaaatttatttttaaaataaaatatttaagaatttTGCTAAGACAGTTAGGTAGACAATGTGGGTGCAAATAATTCGAACAATGAATTGCATTTCAAGTCccactaaaaaaaatattctactcTATTTATTCACTACAACTCTAATCTCTCTCCTACCACATTTATCTTCTTTTACTATAATCGCACCATCATTAACACACCTCACTGCCGTTATCGTTTGAAGAAGCAACGCGTCACGCTGCTGCACCTTCTTCTCCCATGCGTCGCACCATCCCTATACTTCTTGCAACTGACACTGTGGCTACACCTTTTTTCATACGTCACACTGTTCCTGTTCTCCCTGCAAGTGATATTGTCGCTGTgtgccttctttttctttctgtaacGTCGCACCATTGCTGAGCTAGAAGCCTTGTTCTCCCGCTACTCCAACGAGTGCACCTCTACCTTTGCTTCCATGTTGTTGCTTTGTCACTTCCATCGCATACTATTTTGCTACATTCACCCAAATAGTATGACTTAAATAAACATTCACATTTTAGTGAAAAGAATCATCCGCATATGTGTATGCAAAATCAAGCAAATTAAGTAAAATATCAATGGTATATCCAAATAAATATctattttaaaatgaaaagaataatccgcaaacataataaaataaacatgcgATTTAGTTGATAAAAAACAAATAACGAGACCGCAGCTACGAGATACCGTAGTCATGATGTAGCGATGATGGTGGCATAGGATTACGAGAGACCGATAGtgatttaaaaaaacaaatttaaaattataattaaaattaattaattttaattttaatttttaaaattaaaattaactttaattttttaatctattaTTTATGTTAGTCAGAAAGAGCGTTGTTCCTGTACTTtctcaatatttaaattttaaacatgtATCAACTAATTCCGCATTTTATTTTCCCTTCTAACGTGAGAACTGGTGGATGAATACAAAAACGGTGTCGTTTGAGGGTCCATAAGTGTTCTAATGTTCTCCAAGTAGTCAGAAGCTATAAAGAGTAGGTAAGGCCCCAAGTTCCCGGATGCTTGGTCTGGTCTTTGGTACACTGCTTTCCTCTCATCTCAGATTCAACCCCGCCGGTACCCTCTCTCCCGCCGTATAAGCCAcggtactctctctctctctctctctctctctctctctctctctctctctgttttaGGTTTCTTCTATGCGCGCGCCTCGTATAACTGCTTTCCTTCTCTTCTGTCGTGTTCACCCTAATTGATTAGCTATATAGTTCAAATGAATTACGCTACTTGTTTTAAGGAATTTTCTTCATTGCTTACTAATTACTTGAATCCACAAACTGTTATGTGATGTGTATTTGCTGATTATATGAGCAATGGCCCTTGCATAAAGTAAATATTCTTTGTAATCAAATTTGTCTCGTTAGGGTGCTCTATTTGATTAGATCTCTGATGAGATTAGCATTTGGCTCAATTATTCTTGGAAGTTAGACTATGATGGACAGAGTGCTTGCTTAAGTTGTTTCTAATAATCATTTAATAAATTCCAATGGCTTAACTAGATTACACTTTTAAGACCTGAGACGGATTGGATCCTCAATTTTTTTTCTCACTTGAAgggataaagtgtgatctctcatcaCATATATTTTATAggcaggaccaagagaaaacattgaaaggttaaaattcacattttactccctcaattcaaaaaaaaattgagagggtTATTTTGCTGGGCAGTGATTTATTTTTGCATCTGTGAGTGCAATAGGAGAAATTCCTGTATACACCATGGAGGAAGGTTGATTCTTCTGcaaaattgatttgatttattaCCACAAACATTTAAGAGAATAAACAAAGGTGAATGAGAATAAATGAGTGGTTGTAGAGTGATCTAGAATATTTTGTGCAATTAGAGCTGTAAGATGCTGtaggatttt includes:
- the LOC112712171 gene encoding uncharacterized protein isoform X1, encoding MNQQLLRPLRSLPWLHHHHPRTAATATLLPLQHHHLLSSKQPPTKSSSSSHIASAQRNLNTRSRGLLRTNVPLPSPSTTADFDSELKKSRNQLKREAKRAVQWAMDLASLSPPQIKRILGVASLDQVVFEALMLVKRLGPDVREGKRRQFNYIGKLLRDVEPDLMDRLIKVTKDSDQKELQVLTGLGADDLEDDDDLIEIESEEDEKESNSYDNQVTKWFDGLIDKDIQITNEVYSVQGVEFDRQQELRKLVRRVHSTQEMKAADDEEEKKKEMASTRAKKALTRFLRGLARSLINDY
- the LOC112712171 gene encoding uncharacterized protein isoform X2 — protein: MNQQLLRPLRSLPWLHHHHPRTAATATLLPLQHHHLLSSKQPPTKSSSSSHIASAQRNLNTRSRGLLRTNVPLPSPSTTADFDSELKKSRNQLKREAKRAVQWAMDLASLSPPQIKRILGVASLDQVVFEALMLVKRLGPDVREGKRRQFNYIGKLLRDVEPDLMDRLIKVTKDSDQKELQVLTGLGADDLEDDDDLIEIESEEDEKESNSYDNQVTKWFDGLIDKDIQITNEVYSVQGVEFDRQELRKLVRRVHSTQEMKAADDEEEKKKEMASTRAKKALTRFLRGLARSLINDY